A region from the Cellvibrio sp. PSBB006 genome encodes:
- a CDS encoding SpoVR family protein gives MTEPLFTTSEWNFDLIRDCDRALGQLAKEFRLDTYPNQIEVISSEQMMDAYAAVGMPIGYHHWSYGKQFLSTEHSYKRGQMGLAYEIVINSNPCIAYLMEENTMAMQALVIAHACYGHNSFFKGNYLFKTWTDADSIIDYLVFAKNYISKCEERYGIDQVEEIIDSCHALMNYGVDRYKRPYPISAQEEEQRQAEREEYLQKQVNDLWRTIPKAEQTEEDPKTARRFPSEPQENILYFLEKNSPLLESWQREIIRIVRKIAQYFYPQRQTQVMNEGWACFWHYTLLNELYARGMVTDGFMLEFLQSHTSVIAQLPYDHPYFSGINPYTLGFSMMMDIRRICENPTAEDRDWFPDIAGKDWNETLHFAMRNFKDESFILQFLSPKVMRDLKLFSIVDDDHDENIEVSAIHNETGFRKLREMLAGQYNLGNREPNIQIYNVNVRGDRSLTLHHTMHERKPLADSVNEVLRHLHRLWGFDVHLYSMDNDQIQAEYHCPPKPDK, from the coding sequence ATGACTGAACCGCTGTTTACTACCTCGGAATGGAATTTTGATCTGATACGTGATTGTGACCGGGCGCTGGGTCAATTAGCCAAAGAATTCCGGCTCGATACTTATCCCAATCAGATTGAAGTCATCAGTTCCGAACAAATGATGGATGCCTACGCCGCTGTGGGTATGCCGATTGGCTACCACCACTGGTCCTACGGCAAACAATTTTTAAGTACCGAACATTCCTATAAACGTGGGCAGATGGGGCTCGCTTACGAGATCGTCATCAACTCCAATCCCTGTATTGCTTATTTGATGGAAGAAAACACCATGGCCATGCAGGCCCTGGTGATCGCCCATGCGTGTTATGGTCACAATTCGTTCTTCAAAGGTAATTATTTATTTAAAACCTGGACCGATGCTGATTCGATCATTGACTACCTGGTGTTTGCCAAAAATTACATCAGCAAATGCGAAGAGCGCTACGGCATTGATCAGGTGGAGGAAATCATTGACTCCTGCCACGCCTTGATGAACTACGGCGTGGATCGTTACAAGCGTCCCTACCCCATTTCTGCGCAGGAAGAAGAACAACGTCAGGCTGAGCGGGAAGAGTATTTGCAGAAGCAAGTGAATGACCTGTGGCGAACCATTCCAAAAGCAGAACAAACCGAAGAAGACCCTAAAACAGCACGCCGTTTTCCATCGGAGCCCCAGGAAAATATTCTTTATTTTCTGGAAAAAAACTCACCGCTGCTGGAATCCTGGCAGCGCGAAATTATTCGCATTGTGCGTAAAATTGCGCAGTATTTTTATCCGCAGCGTCAGACCCAGGTGATGAACGAAGGTTGGGCCTGCTTCTGGCACTATACGCTGCTGAATGAACTCTACGCACGCGGCATGGTGACGGATGGTTTTATGCTGGAGTTTTTACAATCCCACACCAGTGTTATTGCCCAACTGCCCTATGATCACCCCTACTTTAGCGGCATTAATCCTTACACCCTCGGCTTCAGTATGATGATGGATATTCGCCGCATCTGCGAAAACCCAACCGCTGAAGATCGCGACTGGTTTCCGGATATTGCCGGGAAAGATTGGAACGAGACCTTGCACTTTGCCATGCGTAACTTTAAAGACGAGAGTTTTATCCTGCAATTCCTGTCACCCAAGGTAATGCGCGATTTAAAACTGTTCAGCATCGTTGATGATGATCATGATGAAAACATCGAAGTATCCGCTATCCACAATGAAACCGGTTTTCGCAAACTGCGGGAGATGCTGGCCGGGCAATATAATCTTGGCAATCGCGAGCCCAACATCCAGATTTACAATGTCAATGTGCGCGGCGACCGTTCATTAACCCTGCATCACACCATGCATGAACGCAAACCCCTGGCGGATTCGGTGAACGAAGTACTGCGTCACCTGCACCGCTTGTGGGGCTTTGATGTGCATCTCTACTCCATGGACAATGATCAGATTCAGGCGGAATACCACTGCCCGCCCAAGCCTGACAAATAA
- a CDS encoding carbohydrate-binding protein, which yields MCHLRLSAAVLALASASFMPVVSADVTIQENAPGFCSYDGVISTANNGYTGAGYVDIDNSGGMGISYEVSVPASGSYAVSFRYANVGSTSAALVVNGSSGSLSFPRTTSLSAWNSVGKTVNLHAGINQLRLRATGSQAIANIDAMTVLGNVSAGTCGGAASPSSVASSVAPPSSSSSAGQSSSSMPASSSLSSSSVVSSSVPASSTSSSSSSTPPIGEVPDFSMIGFATVPALGVPTTTGGAAGQEVTVTTFEQLQQYVTASEPYVIRVQGMIQPPDQYVKLNVASNKSIIGVGDDAHLRLIGFRVGGTSGCSDVYNPANEYVSNVIIRNLTFSDVYDTGSNPDADAVTIECFSHHVWVDHNTFLYSAPSSSLMNRIDGAVDVKRGADWVTVSWNHFYQYNKTMLVGHVDSNAIQDAGRLHVTYHHNYFENTHQRHPRVRFGKTHLFNNYVFNDRSGPNRQISYIALAGPQSELYLEANNIQVDSGELYVISEDSDANAKVTFTNDNLVQLTNPNAEWILEVNNGLAFEPSEFYEYTINSVDLLSTLVPQHAGAGNLALFE from the coding sequence ATGTGTCATCTACGTCTGTCAGCTGCCGTTCTGGCACTGGCATCAGCTTCTTTTATGCCTGTTGTTTCTGCCGATGTGACGATTCAGGAAAATGCACCCGGCTTTTGCAGTTATGATGGTGTTATCAGTACCGCTAACAACGGTTACACCGGCGCGGGCTATGTCGATATTGATAATAGCGGTGGGATGGGTATTTCCTATGAAGTCAGCGTGCCCGCCAGCGGCAGTTATGCTGTCAGCTTTCGTTATGCCAATGTCGGTTCTACCAGCGCGGCACTGGTGGTCAACGGTTCGTCCGGCAGCTTGTCGTTCCCACGCACAACGTCTTTGTCTGCCTGGAACAGTGTTGGTAAAACGGTGAACCTGCATGCGGGTATTAATCAATTGCGTCTGCGTGCAACCGGCTCACAGGCTATTGCCAATATTGATGCGATGACAGTCCTTGGTAATGTATCCGCCGGTACCTGTGGTGGGGCTGCTTCACCAAGCAGTGTTGCTTCGTCGGTTGCGCCGCCGTCTTCCAGCAGTTCGGCAGGGCAGTCCAGTTCCAGTATGCCGGCGAGTTCCAGCCTGTCATCAAGTTCCGTGGTTTCCAGTTCGGTTCCGGCTTCATCCACATCATCGAGTAGTTCCAGCACACCACCGATAGGTGAAGTACCGGATTTTTCCATGATCGGTTTTGCAACTGTGCCGGCCTTGGGTGTGCCGACAACCACGGGTGGGGCAGCCGGGCAGGAAGTAACGGTAACGACATTTGAACAGTTGCAGCAATATGTCACCGCCAGCGAGCCTTATGTGATTCGCGTGCAGGGTATGATTCAGCCGCCGGACCAGTATGTGAAATTAAATGTGGCTTCCAACAAATCCATCATCGGTGTGGGTGACGACGCGCACTTGCGTTTGATCGGTTTTCGGGTGGGTGGTACCAGTGGTTGTTCCGATGTCTATAACCCGGCCAATGAATACGTTTCTAACGTGATCATTCGCAACCTGACATTCAGCGATGTATACGATACCGGTTCAAATCCGGATGCCGATGCGGTCACCATTGAATGTTTTTCACATCATGTGTGGGTGGATCACAACACATTTTTATACAGCGCGCCTAGTTCCAGTTTAATGAACCGCATTGATGGTGCCGTGGATGTTAAACGCGGTGCCGATTGGGTTACGGTGTCCTGGAATCATTTCTACCAGTACAACAAAACCATGCTGGTGGGGCATGTGGACAGCAACGCAATACAAGATGCCGGGCGATTGCATGTGACCTATCACCATAATTATTTTGAAAATACCCACCAGCGTCATCCGCGTGTGCGGTTTGGTAAAACGCATCTCTTTAATAATTATGTCTTTAACGATAGAAGCGGTCCCAATCGGCAGATTTCCTATATTGCCCTCGCGGGTCCGCAATCCGAGCTTTACCTGGAGGCTAATAATATTCAGGTGGATAGCGGTGAGTTGTATGTTATCAGTGAAGACAGCGATGCAAATGCGAAGGTGACCTTTACCAACGATAATCTGGTGCAGTTAACTAATCCGAACGCCGAATGGATTCTGGAAGTGAATAATGGTTTGGCTTTCGAACCATCGGAGTTTTATGAATATACGATTAACAGTGTCGACTTGCTGTCGACATTGGTGCCGCAACACGCGGGTGCCGGGAATTTGGCATTGTTTGAGTAA
- a CDS encoding polymer-forming cytoskeletal protein — protein sequence MRLTKNEPSPAFSNDLDTIEPIPAYNGIGSPDTGSRVTELSRAKAAPTAVIGPKIMFKGELTGEEDLLIQGKVEGSIDLKGNHLTIGSQGVIKANVAARTITVEGSVEGDIVAAEHIAIKSASRVKGNLKAERVTLEDGAKFRGSIDMDMDADTKSETKSSYGSSILPKDDKVDDIG from the coding sequence ATGCGTCTTACCAAGAATGAACCTTCCCCCGCGTTTAGCAATGACCTCGATACGATTGAACCGATCCCCGCCTATAACGGCATCGGCTCGCCGGATACCGGAAGTCGTGTAACAGAATTGTCACGCGCTAAGGCAGCGCCGACGGCGGTGATCGGCCCGAAGATTATGTTCAAGGGCGAGTTGACCGGTGAGGAAGATTTGCTGATCCAGGGTAAAGTGGAAGGCAGCATTGACCTCAAAGGTAATCACCTGACGATTGGTAGTCAGGGTGTGATTAAAGCAAACGTTGCCGCCAGAACCATTACGGTTGAAGGCAGTGTTGAAGGCGATATCGTTGCGGCGGAGCACATCGCTATCAAGAGCGCCAGCCGTGTCAAAGGCAACCTCAAAGCGGAGCGTGTCACGCTGGAAGACGGTGCGAAATTCCGTGGTTCTATCGACATGGATATGGATGCCGATACCAAATCAGAAACCAAAAGCAGCTATGGTTCCTCTATATTGCCGAAAGATGACAAAGTCGACGATATCGGATAA
- the flhB gene encoding flagellar biosynthesis protein FlhB — protein MAEEDDNGQEKTEEASSRKLEKAREEGQIPRSRDLTTTAILLLGTIGLLVFGQYMGGKLMDVTRYNFTIPRDAIFDPQTMIAYLSASMFDGLLSLLPLFGMLLVASIVGPIALGGWLFSGKAMAPKFSRMDPIAGIKRMFSIKALVELAKALGKVAVILGATILVLLAFEQAMFRLADETVNNAIIHSLEISAYAAIILSASTILIAAVDVPFQIWDHSKKLKMSRQELKDEVKDTEGKPEVKGRIRQLQREMAQRRMMSNVPDADVIITNPTHYAVALKYDPEKMATPIMLAKGGDHVALKIREIAKAHKIEIIESPVLARAIYHTTDVDQEIPAALYMAVAQVLAYVFQLRNFRRGKGEKPTYPRNIKIPKNMQFD, from the coding sequence GTGGCTGAAGAAGACGACAATGGTCAGGAAAAAACGGAAGAGGCCTCCTCGCGAAAACTTGAAAAAGCCCGCGAAGAAGGCCAGATTCCCCGATCCCGCGACCTCACTACCACCGCCATATTATTACTAGGCACCATTGGGTTGTTGGTGTTCGGCCAATACATGGGCGGTAAGCTCATGGACGTAACGCGTTATAACTTCACGATTCCGCGCGACGCCATCTTCGATCCACAAACGATGATTGCCTATCTCTCTGCATCCATGTTCGATGGCTTGTTGAGTCTCTTGCCGCTGTTCGGCATGTTATTAGTCGCTTCGATAGTCGGCCCCATTGCACTCGGCGGCTGGTTGTTCAGCGGCAAAGCCATGGCGCCCAAGTTTAGCCGTATGGACCCAATTGCGGGTATTAAACGCATGTTTTCCATAAAGGCTTTAGTTGAACTGGCCAAGGCGCTGGGAAAAGTCGCGGTTATTCTCGGTGCGACTATTTTGGTGTTGCTGGCATTTGAACAAGCCATGTTTCGTCTCGCTGACGAGACGGTTAATAACGCGATTATTCACTCCCTCGAAATCAGTGCTTACGCGGCCATTATTTTATCGGCGTCGACTATCCTGATTGCCGCCGTGGACGTGCCGTTCCAGATTTGGGATCACAGTAAAAAATTAAAGATGTCGCGGCAGGAATTAAAAGATGAGGTAAAAGATACCGAAGGAAAACCGGAAGTCAAAGGACGCATCCGGCAATTGCAACGCGAGATGGCTCAGCGACGCATGATGTCCAATGTGCCCGATGCAGACGTGATTATCACCAACCCGACACACTATGCGGTTGCACTTAAATACGATCCGGAAAAAATGGCCACCCCGATCATGCTCGCCAAAGGCGGTGATCATGTTGCGTTAAAAATTCGCGAGATTGCCAAAGCCCACAAAATAGAGATTATCGAATCCCCCGTGCTCGCCCGCGCGATTTATCACACCACCGACGTCGATCAGGAAATTCCCGCCGCGTTGTACATGGCCGTTGCCCAAGTGCTCGCCTACGTCTTCCAGTTACGCAACTTCCGCCGCGGCAAAGGCGAGAAACCCACATACCCGCGTAATATCAAAATTCCCAAGAATATGCAGTTTGATTAA
- the fliR gene encoding flagellar biosynthetic protein FliR — protein MNELVVSETQLMAFIGQYLWPMIRISGFYFMVPVIGARTVPARVRIMLTLFTTLLIVPLLPPAPAVSLVSVEAMMMLVKELLIGVALGFMLQVVMHVFVLAGQYIALKMGLGFAAMNDPSSGVSVTVLSQFYLLLSTLLFLSINGHAIVIQLLVDSFTTMPMSGSGLTSDSFVLIVSMGSWMFSAALVIALPLFTSLLIVNISFGVMSRSAPQMNIFSVGFPITLLFGLLLIWFSLANFLPVFQSLIEEGIAMVQMLVGVP, from the coding sequence ATGAATGAACTTGTTGTCAGTGAAACCCAGCTTATGGCGTTTATCGGTCAGTACCTCTGGCCGATGATTCGCATCAGCGGTTTTTACTTCATGGTGCCGGTGATTGGCGCGCGCACAGTGCCAGCGCGTGTTCGCATCATGCTGACGTTATTCACCACCTTGCTGATCGTGCCCTTGTTGCCACCTGCGCCTGCTGTGTCGTTGGTGTCAGTCGAAGCCATGATGATGCTGGTGAAGGAACTGTTGATCGGTGTCGCCCTGGGTTTTATGTTGCAAGTCGTGATGCATGTTTTTGTGTTGGCCGGTCAATATATTGCCTTGAAGATGGGCTTGGGTTTTGCGGCCATGAATGATCCATCCAGCGGCGTCAGCGTTACTGTACTGTCGCAATTCTATTTGCTCTTGTCGACGTTACTGTTTTTAAGCATCAATGGCCACGCGATTGTTATTCAATTATTGGTGGACAGTTTTACGACCATGCCGATGAGCGGTTCCGGTTTAACCTCTGACAGTTTTGTGTTGATTGTCAGTATGGGTTCCTGGATGTTCAGCGCAGCATTGGTGATTGCCTTACCGCTATTTACATCGCTGTTGATTGTTAATATCTCATTCGGAGTGATGAGTCGTTCCGCGCCGCAGATGAATATCTTTTCGGTAGGCTTCCCCATCACCTTATTGTTCGGGCTGTTGTTGATCTGGTTCAGTCTTGCCAATTTTCTGCCGGTGTTTCAATCACTGATAGAAGAGGGCATTGCTATGGTACAGATGCTGGTTGGAGTACCCTAG
- the fliQ gene encoding flagellar biosynthesis protein FliQ, whose translation MTPEVVMDLFADAFYLTMLMVVVIVGPSLIVGLVVSMFQAATQINEQTLSFLPRLIMTIATIMMVGPWLLTEFMDLFDRLFTNVPFLIG comes from the coding sequence ATGACTCCTGAAGTGGTCATGGATTTATTTGCCGATGCGTTTTATCTCACCATGTTGATGGTGGTGGTCATTGTTGGCCCCAGCCTGATTGTGGGTTTGGTGGTCAGCATGTTCCAGGCTGCCACGCAAATTAACGAACAAACCTTGAGTTTTTTGCCGCGTTTAATCATGACCATTGCCACCATCATGATGGTAGGCCCCTGGTTGTTGACGGAGTTTATGGATTTATTTGATCGACTGTTTACCAACGTTCCGTTTCTCATCGGCTAA
- the fliP gene encoding flagellar type III secretion system pore protein FliP (The bacterial flagellar biogenesis protein FliP forms a type III secretion system (T3SS)-type pore required for flagellar assembly.) codes for MLYRFIVTCLRLLFVASLLLAVNVQAQTDAPQQPAPPSDSQVGGALPAIPGLPALTVTTNADGTQEYTVTLQILAIMTMLTFLPALLMMMTSFTRIIIVFSILRQALGLQQSPSNQVLIGLALFLTFFIMQPVFNQVNETALQPYINEQINAQQALANTAAPFHAFMMGQTRESDIALFVGIAGNPPIATPEETPFSILVPAFIISELKTAFQIGFIIFIPFLVIDIVVSSVLMAMGMMMLSPLIISLPFKIMLFVLVDGWAMIVGTLAASFGV; via the coding sequence ATGCTGTATAGATTCATCGTCACCTGCCTGCGTCTGCTGTTCGTTGCGAGCTTGTTGTTGGCCGTTAATGTGCAAGCGCAAACCGATGCGCCGCAACAGCCTGCGCCGCCGTCTGACAGCCAGGTGGGTGGTGCTCTGCCGGCCATCCCCGGTTTGCCCGCGTTAACCGTAACAACCAACGCTGACGGTACGCAGGAATATACTGTTACCTTGCAGATCCTGGCGATCATGACAATGCTGACGTTCCTGCCGGCATTGTTGATGATGATGACGTCATTTACGCGCATCATTATTGTGTTTTCCATTTTGCGCCAAGCGCTGGGTTTACAACAATCGCCGTCTAATCAGGTGCTGATTGGGTTGGCGTTGTTCCTGACATTTTTCATCATGCAGCCGGTGTTCAACCAGGTTAACGAAACCGCGTTGCAGCCCTACATCAACGAGCAAATAAATGCGCAGCAGGCATTGGCCAATACGGCTGCGCCTTTCCATGCATTTATGATGGGGCAGACGCGCGAATCGGATATTGCACTCTTCGTCGGTATTGCCGGTAACCCGCCGATTGCTACACCGGAAGAAACACCTTTCAGTATCCTGGTGCCAGCATTTATCATCAGCGAATTAAAAACCGCGTTTCAAATTGGCTTTATTATTTTCATTCCCTTTCTCGTGATTGATATCGTGGTATCCAGCGTGTTGATGGCCATGGGTATGATGATGTTGTCGCCGCTGATTATTTCGTTGCCATTCAAAATTATGTTGTTCGTATTGGTGGATGGCTGGGCCATGATTGTCGGCACACTCGCCGCCAGTTTTGGTGTATAG
- the fliO gene encoding flagellar biosynthetic protein FliO, whose amino-acid sequence MLMACALLIAAPVYADSESATPSANMDTAVQEQAITPAALPSQNIPALTEKKVGQGATRINSGTHLASVAMGLVFIVALILVLGWFLRRFNQGGLFNNSSIKIIASLPLGTRERLAVIDVGGQQLLLGITATQINTLHVFDEPIIAPGDNSPATSEFGKKLMTLLQQKNNQASAEPRDKTAV is encoded by the coding sequence ATGCTGATGGCATGCGCGTTATTGATCGCTGCACCGGTTTACGCCGACAGTGAGTCTGCTACACCATCCGCGAATATGGATACAGCGGTACAAGAGCAAGCCATCACGCCAGCGGCATTGCCGTCACAAAATATTCCCGCTTTAACTGAAAAAAAAGTCGGGCAGGGTGCTACGCGCATCAATAGTGGTACGCACCTCGCCAGTGTTGCCATGGGCTTGGTATTTATCGTGGCATTGATTCTGGTGCTCGGCTGGTTTTTACGCCGATTCAATCAGGGCGGTTTATTTAATAATTCTTCCATCAAAATTATCGCCAGCCTGCCGCTGGGTACGCGCGAGCGTTTGGCCGTGATTGATGTGGGTGGCCAACAATTGTTGTTGGGTATCACCGCAACGCAAATTAACACCCTGCATGTGTTCGACGAACCCATTATTGCGCCGGGCGACAATTCGCCAGCCACCTCTGAGTTTGGCAAAAAGCTCATGACACTGTTGCAACAAAAAAATAATCAGGCGTCAGCAGAGCCCAGGGATAAAACCGCCGTGTGA
- the fliN gene encoding flagellar motor switch protein FliN encodes MADDWAAAMQEQADADAAVSAVELDEFDTDAKTGPNPELELILDIPVSISMEVGRTSITIRNLLQLNQGSVIELDRLAGEPLDVLVNGTLIAHGEVVVVNEKFGIRMTDVISPTERIKKLR; translated from the coding sequence ATGGCCGACGATTGGGCTGCCGCCATGCAAGAACAGGCAGACGCCGATGCCGCTGTCAGCGCAGTGGAGCTTGACGAATTTGACACGGATGCCAAAACCGGCCCCAATCCCGAACTGGAATTGATTCTGGATATTCCCGTATCCATTTCCATGGAGGTTGGTCGTACGTCCATTACGATTCGCAACTTATTGCAACTTAACCAGGGGTCGGTGATTGAACTGGATCGTCTGGCAGGTGAACCTTTGGACGTGTTAGTCAACGGCACCTTGATTGCCCATGGCGAAGTGGTCGTAGTCAACGAAAAATTCGGTATTCGTATGACGGATGTGATCAGCCCTACTGAACGTATTAAAAAATTACGCTGA
- the fliM gene encoding flagellar motor switch protein FliM, whose protein sequence is MQDLLSQDEIDALLHGVDDGDINTDSDDEPGSVRAYDLTSQDRIVRGRMPTLEMINERFARYTRISMFNMLRRTADVSVGGIQIQKFGEYVHTLYVPTSLNMIKFRPLRGTALVILDARLVFKLVDNFFGGDGRHAKIEGREFTPTELRVVQMVLNQAFVDLAEAWKAVMPINFEYINSEVNPSLANIVSPSEVVVVSTFHVELDGGGGEIHITMPYSMIEPIREVLDAGLQSDSDEQDERWIKALKEDVLTAKVDLECDLVRRDITLRDIVNLKAGDIIPIEFPDHHVVTANGVPVFRTQLGQHRGNLALKIFEFIDRSSAQNISGTEGASRGKR, encoded by the coding sequence GTGCAGGATTTATTATCACAAGACGAAATTGACGCGCTGCTCCATGGCGTTGATGACGGCGATATCAATACCGATTCTGATGATGAACCGGGTTCGGTACGCGCTTATGACCTGACCAGCCAGGATCGCATCGTGCGTGGGCGCATGCCGACGCTGGAGATGATCAACGAGCGCTTCGCACGCTATACCCGCATCAGTATGTTCAATATGTTGCGCCGCACCGCTGACGTCTCGGTAGGCGGCATTCAGATTCAAAAATTCGGCGAGTATGTGCACACCCTGTACGTGCCCACCAGCCTGAACATGATCAAGTTTCGCCCGCTGCGCGGCACCGCGCTGGTGATTCTCGATGCGCGTCTGGTTTTCAAACTGGTGGATAATTTTTTTGGTGGCGACGGTCGTCACGCCAAGATTGAAGGTCGCGAATTTACGCCGACCGAATTGCGTGTCGTGCAGATGGTACTCAATCAGGCATTTGTTGACCTGGCAGAAGCCTGGAAAGCGGTGATGCCGATTAATTTTGAATACATTAATTCTGAAGTGAATCCGTCGTTGGCTAATATCGTGAGCCCCAGTGAAGTGGTGGTGGTCAGCACCTTCCATGTGGAACTGGATGGTGGCGGTGGTGAAATTCATATCACCATGCCGTATTCCATGATCGAACCCATTCGTGAAGTGCTGGATGCCGGCTTACAGAGCGACAGCGATGAACAGGATGAACGTTGGATCAAAGCCTTGAAAGAAGATGTGCTCACGGCCAAAGTTGATCTTGAGTGCGACCTTGTCCGGCGCGATATCACGCTGCGTGACATCGTGAATCTGAAAGCCGGTGACATCATTCCCATTGAATTTCCCGATCATCACGTCGTTACCGCCAATGGCGTGCCGGTGTTTCGCACCCAGCTCGGCCAGCATCGCGGCAACCTCGCGCTGAAAATTTTTGAATTTATTGATCGTAGCAGCGCACAAAATATTTCTGGTACTGAAGGAGCCTCCCGTGGCAAAAGATGA
- a CDS encoding flagellar basal body-associated FliL family protein, whose product MAKETKNAQQPTAADAADPQVVAKQKRKKLIIIIVAVLLLLGVSVGVTMTLLGASSDESAAETDAASEAEPTKQPAIYYPLSPAFVVNFEDRGRSRFLQAELTLLLRDAKVTQALDTHMPAIRNALVMLLSGQSFETLQTPEGKEALREQALVKIQEVLQQEIGKPGIEQVLFVNFVMQ is encoded by the coding sequence ATGGCAAAAGAAACAAAAAATGCGCAGCAACCAACTGCCGCTGATGCGGCTGATCCCCAGGTTGTTGCGAAACAAAAACGCAAAAAACTTATCATTATTATCGTTGCAGTGTTGTTGCTGCTGGGTGTTTCTGTTGGCGTTACCATGACGTTATTGGGTGCTTCCTCCGATGAGTCGGCGGCAGAAACCGACGCCGCGAGTGAGGCGGAACCGACCAAGCAACCGGCTATTTACTATCCGTTAAGTCCCGCGTTTGTCGTCAACTTTGAAGACCGTGGGCGCAGCCGCTTTTTGCAAGCTGAACTAACACTCCTGTTGCGCGACGCCAAGGTGACGCAAGCACTGGATACGCACATGCCCGCCATACGCAACGCGTTGGTGATGTTGTTGAGTGGCCAGAGTTTTGAAACCTTGCAAACACCTGAAGGCAAAGAAGCATTACGCGAGCAGGCGCTGGTAAAAATCCAGGAAGTCTTGCAACAAGAGATTGGCAAACCGGGTATCGAACAGGTGTTGTTCGTCAACTTTGTGATGCAATAA